Genomic segment of Thunnus thynnus chromosome 21, fThuThy2.1, whole genome shotgun sequence:
ctgcattggcttcatttttcagcaccagaggttgctgcttggtttttacacacgttcacctcaagttttggaactttgacatgttatgtgttcatgtttaacatctgatacatgacattataacagtataaaaataacagaaaatcacaaaacgcataatatgtcccctttcaAGGATAGGACTggcaatattctatatttatgCTATTATcagcaaatctcatgaaaagacctaaactaacaatgtgttagtccatctcttAATACTTTTGGACTTCACGAGATTGTCTGtgctttcattaaaaaaataataaataaataatgctgGGCTCTGCAGTTAATAAAAAACACTGCTCAAATAggagtaaaaatgtatttgttgtgcATTAGAGAATATTTATGGTGCAGTGTATATGCAATTGAcccaaaataaaattaaagtgaCAGTGTACTCTATGGCACAGATGAATAAGCTTTATCAGAGTTTGGATACATACAATAATTGTTAGATGGATCACTTCATTAttggtttttgtctttttatggtttttgctaacaagaagaaaaatatagaatattaccAGAACAGTCCTGTAAAGGAAACTGTAGTTGGCAGATGTAACCACTAGATGGTGGTATTGATCCGTGTTTAGCAGTGATTAAAACTGGTTCATAACATCATCAGCTCAGTGCAAACAGGTTGTCAAATTGTTTCTTTTAGGGAAAAGCTTCAACATCAGCTGCTCAGCAAGAAACGGTCATCAAAGACCCAAGATTGAACCGGAAGCTGTGTTACAACAACAGTGAGGTCATAATAAACATGTGCTGATGTTCTCCTCTGCATATTCAAACCACAAAAAATCAGTTGCAATGTTCCTGTGTGatacttactgtatgttttctttagGACGCCAAAAAGCAATATTACAGAGACCTTTGTCAGCAggtagaggagaggaaacaactgacagagagggagagacgaAGAAAAACCACTGATGAACAAAAAGTTAGTTTGTTTGATATTGGTGATTTTAAAGATCCCATTAATCACATTATTTGGTCTCATTGTATATAAGCATTAATATGGTCTATTTTCTTCCATGATACAACTGATGATAAATTACTGTGTTTACTGATGGTTTCACAATTCTCTTAGCACAATGACACCATGCAACACTCTATCTGGGGGATGCCAGGAAGTGGCGCACCGAACTACCACCTGGGCACAGTGAGAAGGAGCAAAAACCTCTACGCCGCAGGGATTTTACCTCAGGAGCAGGTAAACAATGCACCATTTACTAGCCCGGCATTGTTCCATGCAACGAAAGCTTTGTGTGCGCAGGAGGTCTCATGATCATTCTGGCAGTGatggaaaaaagaaactgaaagatGCCACATGTATGCAAATCTGTCTAGTAACAAAGATGATTTGTGGCGCTGTTAACATGTCATGCAGAGTGCTTAAGGTCTCTTTTAGCAAagattttatataaataattcTGAAGCCAATGTGCTCTTGAAGCAGAATTTATCTCATTGAATAAATTAAACCTTAATAGaggtcaaaaacacaaaaaagggcTGTGCTAGATCTCAAGTTATTTTAGATATAAAGAGGCAGCGAAACAAAGCAGATTGACCAATGGAATAAAATCTTTGTGTTGCAGTCCTGCactgtggaaacagaaaaaGTAAACATGAAAGAATCTGTTTGGCCTTCCAAGACAACTTCTTGTCCagaatttttatttacttttgctCCAAGAAATTCCTGTTGACACTTAAGTCAATAAATGAGGCCATTGCTGCCTCCTGTAGTTCTTTGCAGCccagaaatgtttttgcaaGTTAAACGCCAACCTGGCCTCATTCACACAAATTTCATTAGTCTCATAGCAGCTGAAACTGAAACCTGTGTCTGTGGTTATTAACAGTTGGAGCTGGTCAGACTCTAAACAAGTTGTGTTTGAGGTCATAACATGAGTTTGGGTCCTGAGCCAGCATGACATTGCAGCCCATTTCTTTGGCTTCTGAATGCTGCCTTTGTTTTCTTCCCCAGATCCGTGATAAAGGCTTGAGAGGGAACCCCCTGCACCATAACACCCCCAAACTGAGACAGCTGGGGGCGACAGAGCAGTCAGGAAAATATACTCCCGACTCGGGTTAGTTCAGGAAACCTTAAGATATTTGGGCTTTTTAAGCAGCAATGTcttaatggagaaaaaaaataaacttaccgagaaaaaaaaatgcaagtaTGAGCAATTTgagaacacaaaaacaagtgAGACTTCTATTTTTAGGTGCATATGAGTTGCTGCATTAACTGGTGCTTGCAACTGCGTCCCCATTTTCCACTTTGCATACCAAGAAGAGGTTCATGGCCTTCATTGGTTCTTCCCATAATAGAGGAGGCGTCTAACAACTTAAAGGGGTGCTAAATGGAGCACATTTTATATAGCAGTTTGTTGGTGGGGGAGTTGCAGTATGGTAAGTTGTTTTTAACTCCTTTAGGGCAAGTcaactttgacattttcataaaGAGGCAATCCAGTGATCTAGTATtacacttccataaagttgggtgGAAAGAATGgtaaaaatcaaagcagcacaGCCAGATATATCCTGACCTTTAGTCTCTAGTATGAGTTAATCTCCAAAATCACTGGGTCCTTCaattcccacaatgcaactcagtaTCTTTCACTAGACCCTCATCCTGCATCTGTAAATGCCCACAACTCTCATAAaccacacctccagtttgtaatgcagtCAGGGCTttctgtaaaaaatatataaaaaaatcaggGTGACTTTCTTAAAATTCAGGAATTTCCCTccaaagcagcagaagaaatTATCTCATATCTCATGACGAGTAACCTAAACTTCATTTGTAAAATCTGTGATTTCCCTACAGTCTTAAAGTGGCCATCTACTGTAAATTACAGTatttgacagtgttttcctTTCAAGTTAATAGGTGGTTAAATAGTCAAGCTGTGTGGTTATGCAAGGCCTGTCTGAATCTCAAGTCAGGTGGGTAATCTCTAGAAAGTAAAGTCTCACAGCAGTCAAGTTCAAGTCAAGCCTTAAGTCCTCATTTTTGTGATGCAAGATTGAAATCTACAACCCTGCTGTTAGGCAGAGCTGGAGATCGAAACCCCTATGATTACTGGACAACGCGGCCAACAAGTGAACTCTATGACTGGGTTGAATTTAGATTtgtcagcaaaaaaaacaggaaaggaaAGTTTGATTCAATAGCTGACTCacataaaactgaaaagaaCTCGTATAATTGCAGATGATGCAATTATAAGTTGCAGAGAGTGAGATTACAATAGCCTACACAGGTCAGTTAGACgttttgaataaatgtacacTTTGGTTAAAGAGTACTggtaaacaggaagaaaaaagaaaatgttgatgaCTCATATCTTGTcacaatgtgtgaaactgtgttCATCATAGTGTTTGACAGTAGCAACAGCTGCATTGTGTGAATAACTAATATAAACACTTTGTCCAAAAACTTTCCCCTGATTGATCTCTCAGGTACTCTTCAGATGATTATATAGCGAAGAGAGATGACTCATCCCCTCTAATTGCATGGCTTTGTTAGCGTGACGTTAGCGAGCTCCTAATTGGAACAGTTTACGCAGgcgcatgtgtgcatgtattcaGGTTTCATGGGCTATTGGGGCTCATGGTGAAGGGCAGCAGCAGCTTTGTCCCTCCGTGGGTGAGTAATTATGATGTAGGGATAGTTAGAACGGACAGTGGTTATAGTGTAGGCTGGCAGGGTTGGTAATTACTACTGTGGAGCATTAAACTCCAATTATAGTCTCACATACAACAGAGAAACTAGTCATAACTTTTACTTGTTGGTTTACCAATTTGTGAATTAAAGTTGGTTGATTTGATGAAAGAGTACACCAAGCTGTACAGttagttttaaaaatatttcagccATTGTAGCAGTTTTTCTCCACAGTCATGGTAGCCTGGTTTCAGACCACTAAATTgcagggttaaggttaaggtcAGATCTTCTTAGCAGTTCAAACGGTCAAattgtgaaaacaaaatggcaaaTCAGTCCGGTTAACAGGTGAGTGTCGTGGAGGATCTGGAGCTTATTTCAGTGTTTgggcacagaaacacacataacCACATAAGTTAACCACAAAGCAGAGCAGCTGCAGAAGCACTTACAGTCTAACACATCCaggaaggtcaaaggtcaagaagctgacagttatttttaaagacatgcctgaaaaataaacaaaatcatatgcatgttattttttcttttgatttcttTGCAATGTGAATGTTTAAATGAACTGACATCATTAGGCCTTTGTATAGTCCTCATGCAATTTTATTGTTGGATGCAATGGAAATATTGTCACTACATTGTTTATTGTACAGTATGAAGTGTAAGGACAAACACTgattatatgtattttaatgtcagAGTAGTTGTTGCTGAGGCAGCAGCTAATGGggattcaaataaaacaataaagacaGTTGTCAGGAGTGTTAAAGCAGGTTAGTAGGACATTAAAGCAGAGCTGGTGGATGCTGACTGCCAGGTCATGTAGTTTATAAAGGACTTAACAATCACTAGTCTATGACCATTATTCTAAGTGGTAACATATGAAGCTTGCTTTGTTTACCACTATTATATTCTTGACTTTTTGTATTtacatatgtatatttattcTGCAATTCATAGTAGAGGATTAGAAGTAGAAgtcttacaaaaaaaagaataaataacagATTCGTTTTTAAATAATTAGCTATATTATGATTGTAGAGACACCGTGAAGCCTGATGAAATCAGTGTAAAGTCAGTATTGTGTAACACAGACATACTGTGACATTAACAGTAACTGAGACTGTAAATAGTTAACCCGGCGGTGTAGCGGTCCGTGGTGACGTCACACTCTGGTTTCTGCTTGCTTTGGGCCGCATCTTGGTCAGGAGCACTAATACCCCAAACTACTCAACGACTTTCGACAGCCTCCTCCGGACAAACATCCTAAAAAATGGGCAACTGTCAAGTAAGTGGCttcctgttttatatttttgcgCTGCCAACGCGTCAAATAGCGAACAAAATCTCTACAAGAAGCAGCAGTTTGGACTTCGCTCGAACTGTGAGCGAGAGTTTCGGGCTGGTTAATTGGATTGCCTGTAAGATTTGTATCCAGCCATTCATAGTATTAACGTTAAGAACGGAGGTtaacattcatttccaatgaTATTATATGTATTGCTTTTTGCGCATTGAAGAATTGTCATTATTACCACCGTTACGCAGTGCGCAAGGACTGAACCTTGCGCACTGCGTAATCgtgatattttctgttttttaaatattgtgatAGAGAAAATGAAAGGGTTTCAAATTCATAATATCTggtgtttctttaaatgtagtCGATGTAAACGTCGCAAATGACGCCGTGTGACAGACAGCCGTGTCTGGGTTCACGCAGAGGAGAGGGCCACT
This window contains:
- the LOC137172981 gene encoding uncharacterized protein isoform X1, with protein sequence MEGDEESPTHLPQCPAGSAVGRRNVKVKSEESSNERIEWTVGVKTSKPKISVELSSCVCKDKGSCMCKNGLFDSPSSLCLSPGTTAAQTQMPSPKPKARMLVACRQLIDGSEAASLGDQSHLPLLTLKGAVSLGKASTSAAQQETVIKDPRLNRKLCYNNSEDAKKQYYRDLCQQVEERKQLTERERRRKTTDEQKHNDTMQHSIWGMPGSGAPNYHLGTVRRSKNLYAAGILPQEQIRDKGLRGNPLHHNTPKLRQLGATEQSGKYTPDSGAYELLH
- the LOC137172981 gene encoding uncharacterized protein isoform X2, which encodes MEGDEESPTHLPQCPAGSAVGRRNVKVKSEESSNERIEWTVGVKTSKPKISVELSSCVCKDKGSCMCKNGLFDSPSSLCLSPGTTAAQTQMPSPKPKARMLVACRQLIDGSEAASLGDQSHLPLLTLKGAVSLGKASTSAAQQETVIKDPRLNRKLCYNNSEVEERKQLTERERRRKTTDEQKHNDTMQHSIWGMPGSGAPNYHLGTVRRSKNLYAAGILPQEQIRDKGLRGNPLHHNTPKLRQLGATEQSGKYTPDSGAYELLH